A stretch of the Malus sylvestris chromosome 10, drMalSylv7.2, whole genome shotgun sequence genome encodes the following:
- the LOC126587764 gene encoding allene oxide synthase 3-like — MYSSSSSSPSNLPLKPIPGDYGMPLFGAIKDRYDYFYNQGRDNFFKIRMEKYQSTVFRTNMPPGALIAPNPKVIALLDAESFPILFDTTKVAKRDVLDGTYMPSTAYTGGYRMCAYLDPSEPNHATLKRYFASLLASKHNQFIPLFQSSLSDLFPKLEEQISKDGKADFNSLSDDMSFNFVFELFCGQSPSKTTLGSKGPSLVTLWLFPQLAPQITFGLPKFLMFAEDFLLHTFSYPAFLVKPAYQKLYDAVYESAGSALDLAEGNFGISREETCHNLLFLAGFNAFGGMKLLFPALIKWVASGGGNLHRQLRNEIRTIVKESEGKITLSALDKMTLTKSVVFEALRIEPPVPYQYGKAKEDIVVHSHDATFEIKKGEMIFGNQNFVGKDPKVFENPEEFVGNRFVGEGEKLLKYVYWSNGRQADDHPTAENKQCAGKDLVVLMSRLMLVEFFLRYDTFTVDSGTVLLGSSVTFKTLTKAS, encoded by the coding sequence atgtattcttcttcttcttcatcaccaAGCAACCTTCCATTGAAGCCGATCCCCGGCGATTATGGCATGCCATTGTTCGGAGCCATCAAAGACCGCTACGACTACTTCTACAACCAAGGCCGAGacaacttcttcaaaatcagaaTGGAAAAATACCAATCCACAGTCTTTCGTACCAATATGCCACCCGGAGCTCTCATTGCCCCAAACCCTAAAGTCATTGCTCTTCTTGAcgccgaaagcttccccattcTCTTTGACACCACCAAAGTCGCAAAACGCGACGTTTTGGATGGCACTTACATGCCCTCTACTGCCTACACCGGTGGCTACCGTATGTGTGCTTATTTAGACCCCTCCGAGCCGAACCACGCCACTCTCAAGCGCTACTTCGCATCCCTACTCGCTTCTAAACATAACCAATTCATACCCCTTTTCCAAAGCTCTCTCTCCGACCTCtttcccaaattggaagaacaAATCTCCAAAGATGGCAAGGCAGACTTCAACAGTTTGAGCGACGACATGTCATTTAATTTCGTGTTCGAGCTGTTTTGTGGTCAAAGCCCGTCAAAGACAACGTTAGGATCCAAGGGGCCTAGCTTGGTCACACTTTGGCTCTTTCCCCAACTTGCCCCTCAGATCACATTTGGGTTACCCAAGTTTCTAATGTTCGCTGAAGATTTCTTACTGCACACGTTTTCCTACCCCGCCTTTCTCGTCAAGCCCGCTTATCAGAAGCTTTACGATGCGGTTTACGAGTCCGCGGGTTCGGCTTTGGACCTGGCCGAGGGTAATTTCGGAATTTCAAGAGAAGAAACTTGTCACAATCTTTTGTTTTTGGCTGGCTTCAATGCATTTGGTGGCATGAAGCTTTTGTTTCCTGCTTTGATCAAGTGGGTTGCATCAGGAGGAGGGAATTTGCACCGCCAGCTCCGAAATGAAATCCGGACCATTGTTAAAGAAAGTGAAGGTAAGATTACTCTCTCCGCGTTGGATAAGATGACTTTGACCAAATCCGTGGTTTTTGAGGCCTTGAGGATTGAGCCTCCAGTTCCGTACCAGTACGGGAAGGCCAAGGAAGACATCGTGGTACATAGCCACGATGCGACATTTGAGATCAAGAAAGGGGAGATGATTTTTGGAAATCAGAATTTTGTGGGGAAGGATCCAAAGGTTTTTGAGAATCCGGAGGAGTTTGTGGGCAATAGGTTTGTGGGGGAGGGTGAGAAGTTGTTGAAGTATGTTTACTGGTCGAACGGTCGTCAGGCAGATGATCATCCAACGGCTGAGAACAAGCAATGCGCGGGCAAAGATCTAGTGGTACTCATGTCTAGGTTAATGTTGGTGGAGTTTTTCCTTCGATACGACACATTTACCGTTGATTCGGGCACCGTGTTGTTGGGTTCATCAGTGACGTTCAAAACGTTGACCAAAGCCTCATGA
- the LOC126587769 gene encoding uncharacterized protein LOC126587769 codes for MEFIAEQGKHAHSGSSTLILPALSIGNVGQLAVDLLVASIKAERVGYLDTPFVLPCVGNDAYGPVPNGELALPLEAYDSSSNAMSLIQQRSPVVKGRMIEFAKCVADYVAASGKKKVVVLSSLDFGRWQRVDMSSGLQMHYLSTTNSDGTDDYCEQLGWKRLQEYNPTQKAWKYLSTLAEGNAVPEDILPFEGELEEEEYYYPSLPFAALFSCLKAKGLKVTCLLCYCSEGDNIPDAFHLAEAACKLLGLNPSNFHGNNDKWVIPCSWKTLYGPPADVSLF; via the exons ATGGAATTCATTGCTGAACAAGGCAAACATGCCCACAGTGGCTCTTCCACTCTGATCCTG CCAGCTTTGTCGATTGGAAATGTGGGGCAGCTTGCGGTGGACCTTCTAGTTGCATCAATTAAAGCAGAGAGAGTTGGGTATTTGGACACTCCATTTGTGCTTCCTTGTGTCGGTAACGATGCCTATGGGCCTGTTCCTAATGGGGAACTTGCTCTCCCTCTTGAAG CTTATGATTCATCTTCCAATGCAATGTCTCTAATCCAACAAAGGTCCCCTGTTGTAAAG GGAAGGATGATTGAATTTGCTAAATGTGTGGCTGATTATGTTGCTGCTAGTGGAAAGAAGAAAGTTGTTGTGCTCTCGAGCTTGGATTTTGGGAGGTGGCAGAGAGTTGATATGTCAAG TGGTTTGCAGATGCATTACCTGTCTACCACCAATTCAGATGGAACAGATGATTATTGTGAACAGCTTGGGTGGAAAAGACTGCAGGAATATAACCCCACTCAGAAGGCCTGGAAGTATCTCAGTACATTAGCTGAGGGCAATGCTGTGCCGGAGGACATCTTGCCCTTTGAAGGCGaactagaagaagaagaatattactACCCGAGCTTGCCATTCGCAGCACTTTTTTCTTGTCTCAAG GCCAAAGGATTGAAGGTTACCTGCTTATTATGCTACTGCTCAGAAGGAGACAACATACCTGATGCTTTCCATTTGGCCGAGGCAGCATGCAAACTTCTGGGATTGAATCCCAGTAATTTCCATG GCAACAATGATAAATGGGTTATTCCATGTTCTTGGAAGACTCTGTATGGACCACCGGCCGATGTGTCCCTCTTTTAG